One Spinacia oleracea cultivar Varoflay chromosome 4, BTI_SOV_V1, whole genome shotgun sequence DNA segment encodes these proteins:
- the LOC110779870 gene encoding pentatricopeptide repeat-containing protein At5g46460, mitochondrial → MGKMSFWRSRTTSFCRVISDHITYKKLCNSRRFFGTISCSGVNVCTKLINSHAKNGRLKDALHLFDEMPFRDTISWNSIVKGCLDCGNLTMARNLFDEMPERNVVSWTTMISGYMRFGKVEVAEGLFKEMCFRDVAVWNSMIYGYFSNGRVCEAVKVFEEMPCRNIISWTSMISGLDQNGRSVDALRIFKKMVGYGIEPTASTFPCLITACANSMAIELGTQIHARVVKLGCVGEEFIASSFITFYANCKQPENSSKIFKENVHDSVVVWTSLLTGYSSNSKHSDAFAVFNDMIKLGIIPNESSFTSVLNSCCALMSLGKGQVVHAEVIKLGFEVSSFVGNSLVTLYSRCGSILDAIKAFERIKVKNLVSWNSIIVGSAHHGCANCVFTLLAQILRTGVEPDEITLTGLLTAASHSGMFLKGRQFFHFFSKYTLIKMNVQHYACVVDIMCRSGELDEAEDFIKNMPIKANSPLLLNLLTACQTHSNIEIAERVSKYILDLDPHCSAVYTLLSNLYASAGRWSDVSRVRTQMKRGKIGKQEGWSWLHQHEEQPDVQSGNISHPIAYLC, encoded by the coding sequence ATGGGGAAGATGAGTTTTTGGCGATCTAGGACAACAAGTTTCTGCAGGGTGATTTCTGATCATATAACATATAAAAAATTATGCAATTCTCGTCGATTCTTCGGAACGATTTCGTGTTCTGGTGTAAATGTGTGTACCAAGTTGATCAATAGTCATGCGAAAAATGGTAGGCTGAAAGATGCACTCCACCTGTTTGATGAAATGCCTTTTAGAGATACAATTTCTTGGAATTCAATTGTTAAAGGGTGTCTAGATTGTGGGAATTTGACCATGGCTAGGAATCTTTTTGATGAAATGCCTGAGAGGAATGTTGTTTCTTGGACGACGATGATTAGTGGGTATATGCGGTTTGGGAAGGTGGAGGTGGCTGAAGGGTTGTTTAAAGAAATGTGTTTTAGGGATGTTGCTGTTTGGAATTCTATGATTTACGGGTATTTTAGTAATGGTAGAGTTTGTGAGGCGGTTAAGGTGTTTGAAGAGATGCCCTGTAGGAATATTATTTCGTGGACTTCAATGATTAGTGGGCTTGATCAAAATGGGAGAAGTGTTGATGCATTGAGAATATTTAAGAAGATGGTTGGCTATGGGATCGAGCCTACAGCAAGTACGTTTCCTTGTCTGATAACAGCTTGTGCCAATTCAATGGCTATTGAACTTGGTACTCAGATTCATGCCCGCGTTGTTAAGCTGGGGTGTGTTGGTGAAGAGTTCATAGCTTCTTCTTTTATAACATTCTATGCAAATTGTAAGCAGCCAGAAAATTCTAGCAAGATCTTTAAGGAAAATGTGCATGATAGTGTAGTTGTGTGGACTTCCCTCTTAACGGGATATAGTTCGAATTCAAAACACAGTGACGCATTTGCAGTATTCAACGATATGATCAAATTGGGTATTATCCCTAACGAGTCTTCTTTCACTAGTGTGTTAAATTCTTGCTGTGCTCTCATGTCTCTTGGTAAAGGACAAGTTGTCCATGCAGAAGTTATTAAGCTGGGATTTGAGGTTTCTTCATTTGTGGGGAACTCACTTGTGACATTGTATTCCAGATGTGGGAGCATTCTAGATGCAATAAAAGCATTTGAAAGAATAAAAGTGAAAAATCTTGTATCCTGGAACTCAATTATTGTTGGAAGTGCACATCATGGTTGTGCTAATTGTGTGTTTACTTTGTTAGCACAAATTCTACGTACTGGGGTAGAACCTGATGAAATTACTTTGACAGGGCTGCTTACTGCTGCTAGTCATTCTGGAATGTTTCTGAAAGGGAGACAGTTTTTCCACTTTTTTAGCAAGTATACTTTGATTAAAATGAATGTTCAGCATTATGCTTGCGTGGTGGATATCATGTGCCGATCTGGGGAACTAGATGAAGCAGAAGACTTTATCAAGAATATGCCAATAAAAGCAAATTCTCCGCTTCTGTTAAATCTACTTACTGCATGTCAAACACACTCTAATATTGAAATAGCGGAAAGAGTGTCAAAGTACATACTTGATCTAGACCCACATTGCAGTGCAGTTTACACGTTATTATCTAATCTTTATGCTTCAGCAGGAAGATGGAGTGACGTTTCAAGAGTAAGAACGCAGATGAAAAGGGGGAAAATTGGAAAACAAGAAGGATGGAGCTGGTTACATCAACACGAAGAGCAGCCTGATGTCCAATCTGGAAACATATCCCATCCTATTGCATATCTTTGCTGA
- the LOC110779626 gene encoding uncharacterized protein, which translates to MADITNRAHNVTTGYERREMQPIDELRLLDTRANLENRFFSVGESSATTVTIPDPTSNSSGMPNRFFCVGESSTTNARIPYPTSDDGELPRFVEAENEIRMPGILFNVGESRAIDTNNISNPISDDIRVWKVGRTGYKNCARNYQESQGVPIFSLPPMKTCPHCQARLFHCESPELCCLSGKVNLPDFPLSSDMLDLYSDQSEYGAHFRQNIRKYNHVFSFTSMGVHLDDELANARQGVYTFRAQGSIYHRIGGFLPLNEGDRPRFLQLYIYDTEHENENRAAENSSLRLDVIDRIKNILNAHNPFVHNLRHLAQRSDLSDCKFVIKEQPTNKHQYSMPTASQVAAVVVGGDDISNLKDRDIMVESVTWQLSYIKDTASYYDPLQYPLLFPYGSYGWDLNSRSSTGKKLTCREFYAYMFQMRQHLDSLILRGGRLLQQFVVDNCVKMQANNLRWIALNQDKIRADLYKGLEDSLHAGEHNTENVGRRTILPSSFVGSPRDMHQRYQDAMALVHKFGKPDIFLTMTYNPSWPEIQSELLAGQVPNDRPDLLTRVFHAKLEELKKDVLERGVLGTVVAYVYVIEFQKRGLPHVHMLLILDQNDKLTTPDDFDKIVRAVIPDEQQEPKLYKAVLKHMIHGPCGVLNHKSPCMKEGSCKKGFPKEFSNDTKQGNYSYPLYRRPQDRPAVPLRENSRVRVDNRWVVPYNQFLLLKYDYHINIEICSSIKCVKYLYKYIHKGSDRVSMEVHNGDEIAQYVDARWICAPEAMWKLYKFPMTRICPAVDRLQVHFPNMHQVRFEGNQQISSVLANPRNSKTMLTEFFKMNSVDPNARKYLYREFPEHYRWLTSSREWQKRKSTQRVIGRLYVASPLEGERFYLRMLLNHVRERTLFEHLRTINGVTHPTFRAAAEALGLIENNESIRQCLLEACSVRMPSALRRLFATILVYCQPTGLRALWDEFFPYMVEDYPASNTTSNSVFLTNKLLQDIDRLLRPLRKRISDYTELPSLPECTDDIDELPSIMEEYFSVPVPDEDLACVGTLNSDQQVAYDTIMNAVISKAGCSFFVDGPGGTGKTFLYRALLATVKSRGEIAIPTATSGIAATLLHQGRTSHSTFQLPLNPDSSSTCSFTKRSKTAILLKNSAIIVWDEAPMTHRYQFEAVDRSLKDLMGNDLSFGGKIIVFGGDFRQVLPVVRNGTRAQMIDASFVRSPMWRHIRILRLRENMRSIDDNGFANFLLSVGNGNEPTVSDQMIRLPTAMIIPTVADSSIEALIDQIFPSLSEHVGDGNFIVERAIITPLNEDADRINNKVVEKFLGEGKTYYSFDSVPEDKRNLYQQEFLNSISASGLPPHALTLKPGVPLMLLRNIDPKHGLCNGTRLLCHSLKDNFIDAEILTGHSRGNRVFLPRIPLKTAEDIKLPFEMVRKQFPVKLSFALTINKSQGQTIPHVGIYLPDHVFSHGQLYVALSRGISENTTKIVVEKGKVQGCEGIFTKNIVYKEVLLSYD; encoded by the exons ATGGCAGACATCACAAATCGTGCCCATAATGTCACGACTGGATATGAAAGGCGTGAAA TGCAACCTATTGATGAACTTCGTTTACTCGATACTCGGGCAAATCTAGAAAATCGGTTTTTTAGTGTCGGTGAAAGTAGCGCAACCACTGTGACCATCCCAGACCCAACATCAAACTCAAGCGGCATGCCCAATCGATTCTTTTGTGTTGGCGAGAGCAGTACAACCAATGCACGTATACCATACCCTACTTCAGACGATGGGGAATTGCCGCGCTTTGTTGAGGCGGAAAATGAAATACGCATGCCTGGCATATTATTCAATGTCGGTGAAAGTCGTGCAATCGACACCAACAACATATCAAACCCCATTTCTGATGATATAAGGGTCTGGAAAGTAGGGAGAACTGGTTATAAAAATTGTGCAAGAAATTACCAAGAGAGTCAAGGGGTTCCTATATTCAGTTTGCCACCCATGAAAACATGTCCGCATTGCCAAGCACGACTTTTCCATTGTGAATCTCCTGAACTATGTTGCTTAAGTGGGAAGGTCAACTTACCTGATTTTCCATTATCCTCTGATATGCTTGATTTATATTCTGATCAATCGGAATATGGGGCTCATTTTAGGCAAAACATCCGTAAGTACAACCACGTCTTTTCATTCACTTCAATGGGAGTTCATTTAGATGACGAACTAGCAAATGCACGTCAAGGCGTTTACACATTCCGTGCACAAGGTTCAATTTACCATCGTATTGGAGGTTTCTTACCTTTGAACGAAGGAGATCGTCCTCGATTTCTTCAACTCTACATTTATGATACTGAGCATGAAAATGAAAATCGTGCAGCAGAGAATTCATCATTACGCCTCGATGTCATCGACAGAATCAAGAATATTTTGAATGCTCACAATCCTTTTGTCCACAATCTCCGCCATCTTGCTCAGCGTAGTGACTTAAGTGATTGCAAATTTGTCATCAAAGAGCAACCTACAAATAAACATCAATACTCGATGCCGACAGCTTCGCAAGTAGCAGCAGTTGTCGTTGGAGGTGATGACATTTCCAACTTGAAGGATAGGGACATCATGGTAGAGTCAGTAACTTGGCAACTAAGTTATATCAAAGACACTGCCAGTTATTATGACCCACTGCAGTATCCTCTACTGTTCCCTTATGGTTCTTACGGCTGGGATTTAAACAGTCGAAGTTCCACTGGTAAAAAGTTGACGTGCCGGGAATTCTATGCATACATGTTTCAG ATGCGGCAACATCTTGATTCTCTAATCTTAAGAGGCGGTCGTCTACTGCAACAATTTGTTGTCGATAACTGTGTGAAAATGCAAGCCAATAATTTGAGGTGGATTGCACTCAACCAAGATAAGATACGTGCTGATTTGTACAAGGGTTTAGAGGATTCTTTACATGCTGGAGAGCATAACACAG AAAATGTTGGACGACGGACCATACTACCGTCTTCATTCGTTGGAAGTCCAAGAGATATGCACCAGAGGTATCAAGATGCCATGGCATTGGTTCATAAGTTCGGCAAGCCCGATATATTTCTTACAATGACATACAATCCATCTTGGCCAGAGATACAATCAGAATTGTTGGCCGGACAAGTTCCAAACGATCGTCCAGATCTGCTGACACGGGTTTTTCATGCTAAACTTGAAGAGTTGAAAAAGGATGTTCTAGAAAGGGGCGTCCTCGGAACGGTTGTTGCTTATGTATATGTGATTGAATTCCAAAAGAGGGGTCTTCCACATGTTCATATGTTATTAATTCTTGATCAAAATGACAAGCTAACCACTCCGGATGACTTTGATAAGATTGTGAGAGCAGTGATTCCTGATGAACAACAAGAACCAAAATTGTATAAGGCTGTTCTTAAACACATGATTCATGGCCCATGTGGTGTTCTCAACCACAAATCCCCGTGTATGAAAGAGGGAAGTTGTAAGAAAGGATTCCCTAAGGAATTCTCCAATGATACAAAGCAAGGCAATTACTCATATCCTCTTTACCGTCGTCCACAAGATCGTCCAGCAGTACCGTTGCGTGAGAATTCACGAGTTCGTGTAGATAATCGGTGGGTAGTCCCATATAATCAATTTTTGCTCTTAAAGTACGATTATCACATCAATATTGAGATATGCAGCAGCATCAAGTGTGTCAAATATCTGTATAAGTACATCCATAAGGGTTCAGATAGAGTTTCAATGGAAGTTCATAACGGAGATGAGATTGCACAATATGTCGATGCACGGTGGATTTGTGCACCCGAAGCTATGTGGAAACTTTACAAATTCCCCATGACTAGAATCTGTCCTGCCGTAGATCGTTTGCAGGTTCATTTTCCAAACATGCATCAAGTGAGGTTCGAAGGGAACCAGCAAATCTCAAGCGTGTTAGCGAACCCAAGAAACTCTAAGACGATGCTCACTGAATTTTTCAAGATGAATTCAGTCGATCCAAATGCAAGGAAATATCTTTATCGAGAATTTCCTGAGCATTACAGATGGTTAACGAGTTCACGTGAATGGCAGAAGAGAAAAAGTACACAACGAGTTATAGGTCGATTGTATGTAGCTTCACCATTGGAAGGAGAACGATTTTATTTGAGAATGTTACTCAATCATGTGAGGGAGCGTACATTGTTCGAACATTTAAGAACGATCAATGGTGTCACACACCCTACATTCAGGGCTGCAGCTGAAGCCCTCGGTCTAATCGAAAATAACGAAAGCATTCGTCAATGTCTTTTAGAAGCATGTTCAGTACGAATGCCATCTGCATTACGTCGGTTATTTGCAACCATATTGGTATACTGTCAACCAACTGGATTACGAGCACTCTGGGATGAGTTTTTCCCTTACATGGTTGAGGATTATCCAGCCTCAAACACAACAAGTAATTCTGTTTTCCTCACTAACAAACTTTTACAAGACATAGATAGGTTATTAAGACCACTTAGAAAAAGGATTTCTGACTACACGGAGTTGCCAAGCTTACCTGAATGTACTGATGACATTGACGAGCTTCCTTCTATCATGGAAGAGTACTTTTCTGTTCCGGTTCCAGATGAGGATTTGGCATGCGTTGGCACTCTCAATAGTGACCAACAAGTTGCATACGACACAATAATGAATGCTGTCATTTCAAAGGCTGGTTGTTCTTTCTTCGTCGATGGTCCTGGGGGAACCGGAAAAACATTTTTATACAGAGCCCTTCTTGCTACTGTAAAGAGTAGAGGCGAAATAGCTATCCCCACTGCAACATCTGGAATTGCAGCAACGTTGTTGCACCAGGGAAGAACATCACATTCGACTTTTCAGCTTCCACTTAATCCAGACAGCTCATCAACTTGCTCATTTACCAAACGTTCTAAAACTGCAATTCTCCTAAAAAATTCTGCCATTATCGTATGGGATGAGGCCCCAATGACACACAGATATCAATTTGAAGCTGTTGATCGATCACTCAAGGATTTAATGGGGAATGACTTGTCGTTTGGGGGGAAAATTATTGTGTTCGGTGGTGATTTCAGACAGGTTTTACCGGTGGTTCGAAACGGAACTAGAGCTCAAATGATTGACGCATCTTTTGTCAGGTCCCCTATGTGGAGACATATTCGTATTTTGCGTTTGAGAGAAAATATGagatcaattgatgataacggCTTTGCTAATTTCTTACTCTCTGTTGGGAACGGTAATGAACCTACTGTTTCAGATCAGATGATAAGGTTACCAACTGCCATGATTATACCAACAGTGGCAGATAGTTCGATCGAGGCTTTGATCGACCAAATCTTTCCAAGTTTAAGTGAGCATGTTGGTGATGGAAATTTTATAGTTGAAAGGGCGATCATCACACCCCTGAACGAAGACGCTGATAGAATAAATAATAAGGTTGTCGAAAAGTTTCTCGGAGAAGGAAAAACGTATTATTCGTTTGATTCTGTTCCTGAAGATAAGAGAAATTTGTaccaacaagagtttttgaATTCGATTTCTGCGTCGGGATTGCCTCCCCATGCTCTCACCCTGAAACCTGGGGTACCCTTAATGCTTTTGAGAAATATTGATCCTAAACATGGTCTTTGCAATGGAACACGGTTGCTTTGCCATTCATTAAAGGACAATTTTATTGATGCTGAGATATTAACCGGACATTCTAGGGGGAACAGAGTGTTTTTGCCAAGAATTCCCTTGAAAACTGCTGAAGATATTAAATTGCCATTCGAGATGGTCAGAAAGCAATTTCCTGTGAAGTTGAGTTTTGCCTTGACTATCAACAAGTCTCAGGGACAAACTATTCCACATGTTGGGATATACCTCCCCGATCATGTATTTAGCCACGGCCAGCTATATGTGGCATTATCACGAGGAATTTCAGAGAACACGACAAAGATCGTGGTAGaaaagggaaaggttcaaggTTGTGAAGGCATATTCACTAAAAATATTGTGTACAAAGAAGTTTTGTTGTCTTATGATTAG
- the LOC130471699 gene encoding uncharacterized protein, translated as MGVHLDDELANARQGVYTFRAQGSIYHRIGGFLPLNEGDRPGFLQLYIYDTEHENENRAAENSSLRLDVIDRIKNILNAHNPFVHNLRHLAQRSDLSDCKFVIKEQPTNKHQYSMPTASQVAAVVVGGDDISNLKDRDIMVESVTWQLSYIKDTASYYDPLQYPLLFPYGSYGWDLNSRSSTGKKLTCREFYAYMFQMRQHLDSLILRGGRLLQQFVVDNCVKMQANNLRWIALNQDKIRADLYKGLEDSLHAGEHNTENVGRRTILPSSFVGSPRDMHQRYQDAMALVHKFGKPDIFLTMTYNPSWPEIQSELLAGQVPNDRPDLLTRVFHAKLEELKKDVLERGVLGTVVAYVYVIEFQKRGLPHVHMLLILDQNDKLTTPDDFDKIVRAVIPDEQQEPKLYKAVLKHMIHGPCGVLNHKSPCMKQGSCKKGFPKEFSNDTKQGNDSYPLYRRPQDRPAVPLRENSRVRVDNRWVVPYNPFLLLKYDCHINIEICSSINCVKYLYKYIHKGSDRVSMEVHNGDEIAQYVDARWICAPEAMWKLYKFPMTRICPAVDRLQVHCQTCIK; from the exons ATGGGAGTTCATTTAGATGACGAACTAGCAAATGCACGTCAAGGTGTTTACACATTCCGTGCACAAGGTTCAATTTACCATCGTATTGGAGGTTTCTTACCTTTGAACGAAGGAGATCGTCCTGGATTTCTTCAACTCTACATTTATGATACTGAGCATGAAAATGAAAATCGTGCAGCAGAGAATTCATCATTACGCCTCGATGTCATCGACAGAATCAAGAATATTTTGAATGCTCACAATCCTTTTGTCCACAATCTCCGCCATCTTGCTCAGCGTAGTGACTTAAGTGATTGCAAATTTGTCATCAAAGAGCAACCTACAAATAAACATCAATACTCGATGCCGACAGCTTCGCAAGTAGCAGCAGTTGTCGTTGGAGGTGATGACATTTCCAACTTGAAGGATAGGGACATCATGGTAGAGTCAGTAACTTGGCAACTAAGTTATATCAAAGACACTGCCAGTTATTATGACCCACTGCAGTATCCTCTACTGTTCCCTTATGGTTCTTACGGCTGGGATTTAAACAGTCGAAGTTCCACTGGTAAAAAGTTGACGTGCCGGGAATTCTATGCATACATGTTTCAG ATGCGGCAACATCTTGATTCTCTAATCTTAAGAGGCGGTCGTCTACTGCAACAATTTGTTGTCGATAACTGTGTGAAAATGCAAGCCAATAATTTGAGGTGGATTGCACTCAACCAAGATAAGATACGTGCTGATTTGTACAAGGGTTTAGAGGATTCTTTACATGCTGGAGAGCATAACACAG AAAATGTTGGACGACGGACCATACTACCGTCTTCATTCGTTGGAAGTCCAAGAGATATGCACCAGAGGTATCAAGATGCCATGGCATTGGTTCATAAGTTCGGCAAGCCCGATATATTTCTTACAATGACATACAATCCATCTTGGCCAGAGATACAATCAGAATTGTTGGCCGGACAAGTTCCAAACGATCGTCCAGATCTGCTGACACGGGTTTTTCATGCTAAACTTGAAGAGTTGAAAAAGGATGTTCTAGAAAGGGGCGTCCTCGGAACGGTTGTTGCTTATGTATATGTGATTGAATTCCAAAAGAGGGGTCTTCCACATGTTCATATGTTATTAATTCTTGATCAAAATGACAAGCTAACCACTCCGGATGACTTTGATAAGATTGTGAGAGCAGTGATTCCTGATGAACAACAAGAACCAAAATTGTATAAGGCAGTTCTTAAACACATGATTCATGGCCCATGTGGTGTTCTCAACCACAAATCCCCGTGTATGAAACAAGGAAGTTGTAAGAAAGGATTCCCTAAGGAATTCTCCAATGATACAAAGCAAGGCAATGACTCATATCCTCTTTACCGTCGTCCACAAGATCGTCCAGCAGTACCATTGCGTGAGAATTCACGAGTTCGTGTAGATAATCGGTGGGTAGTCCCATATAATCCATTTTTGCTCTTAAAGTACGATTGTCACATCAATATTGAGATATGCAGCAGCATCAATTGTGTCAAATATCTGTATAAGTACATCCATAAGGGTTCAGATAGAGTTTCAATGGAAGTTCATAACGGAGATGAGATTGCACAATATGTCGATGCACGGTGGATTTGTGCACCCGAAGCTATGTGGAAACTTTACAAATTCCCCATGACTAGAATCTGTCCTGCCGTAGATCGTTTGCAGGTTCATTGCCAAACATGCATCAAGTGA
- the LOC130471700 gene encoding uncharacterized protein — translation MLTEFFKMNSVDPNARKYLYREFPEHYRWLTSSREWQKRKSTQRVMGRLYVASPLEGERFYLRMLLNHVRERTSFEHLRTINGVTHPTFRAAAEALGLIENDESIRQCLLEACSVRMPSALRRLFATILVYCQPTGLRALWDEFFPYMVEDYPASNTTSNSVFLTNKLLQDIDRLLRPLRKRISDYTEFPSLPECTDDIDELPSIMEEYFSVPVPDEDLACVGTLNSDQQVAYDTIMNAVISKAGCSFFVDGPGGTGKTFLYGALLATVKSRGEIAIPTATSGIAATLLHQGRTSHSTFQLPLNPDSSSTCSFTKRSKTAILLKNSAIIVWDEAPMTHRYQFEAVDRSLKDLMGNDLPFGGKIIVFGGDFRQVLPVVRNGTRAQMIDASFVRSPMWRHIRILRLRENMRSIDDNGFANFLLSVGNGNEPTVSDQMIRLPTAMIIPTVADSSIEALIDQIFPSLSEHVGDGNFIVERAIITPLNEDADRINNKVVEKFLGEGKTYYSFDSVPEDKRNLYQQEFLYSISASGLPPHALTLKPGVPLMLLRNIDPKHGLCNGTRLLCHSLKDNFIDAEILTGHSRGNIVFLPRIPLKTAEDIKLPFEMVRKQFPVKLSFALTINKSQGQTIPHVGIYLPDHVFSHGQLYVALSRGISENTTKIVVEKGKVQGCEGIFTKNIVYKEVLLSYD, via the coding sequence ATGCTCACTGAATTTTTCAAGATGAATTCAGTCGATCCAAATGCAAGGAAATATCTTTATCGAGAATTTCCTGAGCATTACAGATGGTTAACGAGTTCACGTGAATGGCAGAAGAGAAAAAGTACACAACGAGTTATGGGTCGATTGTATGTAGCTTCACCATTGGAAGGAGAACGATTTTATTTGAGAATGTTACTCAATCATGTGAGGGAGCGTACATCGTTCGAACATTTAAGAACGATCAATGGCGTCACACACCCTACATTCAGGGCTGCAGCTGAAGCCCTCGGTCTAATCGAAAATGACGAAAGCATTCGTCAATGTCTTTTAGAAGCATGTTCAGTACGAATGCCATCTGCATTACGTCGGTTATTTGCAACCATATTGGTATACTGTCAACCAACTGGATTACGAGCACTCTGGGATGAGTTTTTCCCTTACATGGTTGAGGATTATCCAGCCTCAAACACAACAAGTAATTCTGTTTTCCTCACTAACAAACTTTTGCAAGACATAGATAGGTTATTAAGACCACTTAGAAAAAGGATTTCTGACTACACGGAGTTTCCAAGCTTACCTGAATGTACTGATGACATTGACGAGCTTCCTTCTATCATGGAAGAGTACTTTTCTGTTCCGGTTCCAGATGAGGATTTGGCATGCGTTGGCACTCTCAATAGTGACCAACAAGTTGCATACGACACAATAATGAATGCTGTCATTTCAAAGGCTGGCTGTTCTTTCTTCGTCGATGGTCCTGGGGGAACCGGAAAAACATTTTTATACGGAGCCCTTCTTGCTACTGTAAAGAGTAGAGGCGAAATAGCTATCCCCACTGCAACATCTGGAATTGCAGCAACGTTGTTGCACCAGGGAAGAACATCACATTCGACTTTTCAGCTTCCACTTAATCCAGACAGCTCATCAACGTGCTCATTTACCAAACGTTCTAAAACTGCAATTCTCCTAAAAAATTCTGCCATTATCGTATGGGATGAGGCCCCAATGACACACAGATATCAATTTGAAGCTGTTGATCGATCACTCAAGGATTTAATGGGGAATGACTTGCCGTTTGGGGGGAAAATTATTGTGTTCGGTGGTGATTTCAGACAGGTTTTACCGGTGGTTCGAAACGGAACTAGAGCTCAAATGATTGACGCATCTTTTGTCAGGTCCCCTATGTGGAGACATATTCGTATTTTGCGTTTGAGAGAAAATATGagatcaattgatgataacggCTTTGCTAATTTCTTACTCTCTGTTGGGAACGGTAATGAACCTACTGTTTCAGATCAGATGATAAGGTTACCAACTGCCATGATTATACCAACAGTGGCAGATAGTTCGATCGAGGCTTTGATCGACCAAATCTTTCCAAGTTTAAGTGAGCATGTTGGTGATGGAAATTTTATAGTTGAAAGGGCGATCATCACACCCCTGAACGAAGACGCTGATAGAATAAATAATAAGGTTGTCGAAAAGTTTCTCGGAGAAGGAAAAACGTATTATTCGTTTGATTCTGTTCCTGAAGATAAGAGAAATTTGTACCAACAAGAGTTTTTGTATTCGATTTCTGCGTCGGGATTGCCTCCCCATGCTCTCACCCTGAAACCTGGGGTACCCTTAATGCTTTTGAGAAATATTGATCCTAAACATGGTCTTTGCAATGGAACACGGTTGCTTTGCCATTCATTAAAGGACAATTTTATTGATGCTGAGATATTAACCGGACATTCTAGGGGGAACATAGTGTTTTTGCCAAGAATTCCCTTGAAAACTGCTGAAGATATTAAATTGCCATTCGAGATGGTCAGAAAGCAATTTCCTGTGAAGTTGAGTTTTGCCTTGACTATCAACAAGTCTCAGGGACAAACTATTCCACATGTTGGGATATACCTCCCCGATCATGTATTTAGCCACGGCCAGCTATATGTGGCATTATCACGAGGAATTTCAGAGAACACGACAAAGATCGTGGTAGaaaagggaaaggttcaaggTTGTGAAGGCATATTCACTAAAAATATTGTGTACAAAGAAGTTTTGTTGTCTTATGATTAG